The following are from one region of the Salvia splendens isolate huo1 chromosome 2, SspV2, whole genome shotgun sequence genome:
- the LOC121793140 gene encoding beta-D-glucosyl crocetin beta-1,6-glucosyltransferase-like, protein MAENRVPSVEANETMLSILLFPWLGHGHVAPYLQLAKNLSKRNFKIYYCSTPVSLESVRGDLARSSDGATIHLVELHLPSSPELPPEYHTTKNIPPNLIPKLFEAFSQSKSNFSTILSSLKPDMVIYDRFQPWAATASSSLGIPAVHLATGAAAVLSFYYHLSGMRKSPFPYDALYLQDYEENPYDNAVVLKVIQEDNQHSGYGHFNLSQDIILVKTSRSFEGKYIDYLSGLLQKKIVSVGPLIVRAMGKDDDSGILQWLSSKSRFSTVFISCGSENYLSKDQMQEVAKGLEISEVNFIWVVRFPQGERVSLDEMLPKGFLDRVGERGRIIQGWAPQDGILAHPSIGAFVSHCGWNSTLESIHFGVPVISMPFKLDQPLNARLMVEAGVAVEVVRDGCGNFSSQEFANAIKKVIVEETGQEMREKAAKLSEKMKDEDERVMNEAAEQLRKICLEHKQKK, encoded by the coding sequence ATGGCTGAAAACAGAGTTCCATCAGTGGAGGCAAATGAAACTATGTTGAGCATTCTATTGTTTCCATGGTTGGGACATGGACATGTAGCCCCTTATCTTCAACTAGCCAAGAATCTCTCTAAGAGAAACTTCAAAATATACTATTGTTCAACACCTGTCAGTCTCGAGTCAGTCAGAGGAGATCTTGCAAGGAGCTCAGATGGCGCCACGATCCATCTAGTCGAGCTTCATCTGCCATCATCACCCGAGCTTCCTCCAGAATACCACACCACGAAAAACATACCACCAAATCTCATTCCCAAACTCTTTGAGGCCTTTAGCCAGTCAAAATCCAATTTCTCTACCATACTTTCCTCCCTAAAACCTGATATGGTGATCTACGACAGATTTCAGCCGTGGGCGGCCACAGCCTCCTCGTCTCTAGGCATTCCCGCCGTTCATTTGGCAACAGGAGCAGCTGCAGTGCTTTCATTTTACTACCACCTCTCGGGAATGAGGAAGTCGCCTTTCCCTTATGATGCATTGTATCTTCAAGACTATGAAGAAAATCCCTATGACAACGCGGTCGTGTTAAAGGTCATCCAGGAAGATAATCAACATTCTGGATATGGTCATTTCAACCTATCTCAAGACATTATCTTGGTAAAGACAAGTAGGAGTTTCGAAGGGAAGTACATTGACTACTTATCTGGCTTGCTGCAGAAAAAAATAGTCTCCGTTGGTCCACTTATTGTACGAGCAATGGGTAAGGATGATGATTCAGGGATCCTGCAATGGCTGAGCAGCAAAAGCCGGTTTTCGACTGTTTTCATCTCTTGTGGGAGTGAGAACTACTTGTCCAAGGATCAGATGCAAGAGGTAGCTAAGGGGCTGGAGATTTCCGAGGTGAACTTCATATGGGTTGTGAGGTTTCCTCAAGGGGAGAGAGTTTCTCTAGACGAGATGCTGCCAAAGGGATTTCTCGACAGAGTGGGAGAGAGAGGCCGGATTATTCAAGGATGGGCACCACAGGATGGCATTCTAGCACATCCTAGTATTGGTGCTTTTGTGAGTCATTGTGGTTGGAACTCAACACTCGAGAGCATTCATTTTGGTGTGCCGGTCATAAGCATGCCTTTCAAGCTCGACCAGCCACTGAATGCCAGGTTAATGGTGGAGGCTGGTGTGGCTGTTGAGGTGGTAAGGGATGGATGTGGAAATTTCAGTAGCCAAGAGTTTGCCAATGCAATCAAGAAGGTGATTGTTGAGGAAACGGGCCAAGAAATGAGGGAGAAGGCTGCAAAACTGAGTGAGAAAATGAAAGACGAAGATGAACGTGTGATGAATGAAGCAGCAGAGCAACTGAGGAAAATTTGTTTGGAGCATAAGCAGAAGAAGTAG
- the LOC121783932 gene encoding beta-D-glucosyl crocetin beta-1,6-glucosyltransferase-like has protein sequence MTENGIPSMEANQTMLSILMFPWLGHGHVAPYLQLAKNLSKRNFKIYFCSTPVSLESVRGALARNSDGANIHLVELHLPSSPELPPEYHTTKNIPPNLIPQLFEAFSQSKSNFSNILSFLKPDMVIYDRFQTWAATASLSLGIPAVHFAPGAAAVHSFYYHLAGMTDSPFPYDALYLRNYEEKPSANAVVLKVIKEDDQHSGYGHFKLSQDIILVKTSRSFEGKYVDYLSSLLQKKIVPVGPLIVQAMGKDDDSGILQWLSCKNRFSTVFISCGSENYLSKDQIQEVAKGLEISKVNFIWVVRFPQGERVSLDEMLPKGFLDRVGERGRIIQGWAPQGGILAHPSIGAFVSHCGWNSTLESIHFGVPVISMPFKLDQPLNARLMVEAGVAVEVVRDGSGNFSSQEFANAIKKVIVEEAGQEMREKAAELSEKMKNEDERVTNEAADELRKICLEHNQRK, from the coding sequence ATGACTGAAAACGGAATTCCATCAATGGAGGCTAATCAAACTATGTTGAGCATTCTAATGTTTCCATGGTTGGGGCATGGACATGTAGCCCCTTATCTTCAACTAGCCAAAAATCTCTCAAAGAGAAACTTCAAAATATACTTTTGTTCAACACCTGTCAGTCTCGAGTCAGTCAGAGGAGCCCTTGCAAGGAACTCAGATGGTGCCAACATCCATCTAGTCGAGCTTCATCTGCCATCATCACCCGAGCTTCCTCCAGAGTACCACACAACGAAAAATATACCACCAAATCTCATTCCCCAACTCTTTGAGGCCTTTAGCCAGTCAAAATCCAATTTCTCTAACATACTTTCCTTCCTAAAACCTGATATGGTGATATACGACAGATTTCAGACATGGGCAGCCACCGCCTCCTTGTCTCTAGGCATTCCCGCCGTTCATTTTGCACCTGGAGCAGCTGCCGTGCATTCATTTTACTACCACCTCGCGGGAATGACGGACTCACCTTTCCCTTATGATGCATTGTATCTTCGAAACTATGAAGAAAAGCCCTCTGCCAATGCAGTCGTGTTAAAGGTCATTAAGGAAGATGATCAACATTCTGGATATGGTCATTTCAAGCTATCTCAAGACATTATCTTGGTAAAGACAAGTAGGAGTTTCGAAGGGAAGTACGTCGACTACTTATCTAGCTTGCTGCAGAAAAAAATTGTCCCTGTTGGTCCACTTATTGTACAAGCCATGGGTAAAGATGATGATTCAGGGATCTTGCAATGGCTGAGCTGCAAAAACCGGTTTTCGACTGTTTTCATCTCTTGTGGGAGTGAGAACTACTTGTCCAAGGATCagattcaagaggtagctaaggGGCTGGAGATTTCCAAGGTGAACTTCATATGGGTTGTGAGGTTTCCTCAAGGGGAGAGAGTTTCTCTAGACGAGATGCTGCCAAAGGGATTTCTCGACAGAGTGGGAGAGAGAGGCCGGATTATTCAAGGATGGGCACCACAGGGTGGCATTCTAGCACATCCTAGTATTGGTGCTTTTGTGAGTCATTGTGGTTGGAACTCAACACTCGAGAGCATTCATTTTGGTGTGCCGGTCATAAGCATGCCTTTCAAGCTCGACCAGCCACTGAATGCCAGGTTAATGGTGGAGGCTGGTGTGGCTGTTGAGGTGGTAAGGGATGGAAGTGGAAATTTCAGTAGCCAGGAGTTTGCCAATGCAATCAAGAAGGTGATTGTTGAGGAAGCGGGCCAAGAAATGAGGGAGAAGGCTGCTGAACTGAgtgagaaaatgaaaaatgaagatGAACGTGTGACGAATGAAGCAGCAGACGAACTGAGGAAAATTTGTTTGGAGCATAATCAGAGGAAGTAG
- the LOC121763385 gene encoding CASP-like protein 1E2: MDSEAKGSGYGGIESGTRVVAKRRSMSGCDVVLRFLSLALSLAAAVVLGVNKETKMVSVTLVSSLPPISIPATAKWNYLSAFTYLVVANSIACGYAAISLALTLANRDGTKKWITILISILDLIMVALLFSAIGAAGAIGLMGYHGNSHVQWKKVCNVFDKFCSQTAASLGLSAAAAVAFFLLVVLATYNLHKRP; encoded by the exons atggaTTCTGAGGCAAAAGGGAGCGGTTATGGGGGAATTGAGAGTGGTACGAGGGTTGTGGCTAAGAGGAGAAGTATGTCGGGCTGCGACGTCGTTTTGAGGTTCCTTTCTCTTGCGCTCTCCCTCGCCGCCGCCGTGGTTCTCGGCGTCAACAAGGAGACCAAGATGGTGTCGGTCACTTTGGTCTCCTCCCTGCCGCCGATCAGCATTCCGGCCACCGCCAAATGGAACTACTTGTCGGCCTTTAC gTATTTAGTGGTGGCAAACTCAATAGCATGTGGCTATGCAGCCATTTCATTGGCTCTAACTCTAGCAAATAGAGATGGTACTAAAAAGTGGATCACAATATTGATCAGCATACTTGACCTAATAATGGTTGCCCTCCTATTCTCCGCCATCGGGGCCGCCGGCGCCATCGGCCTCATGGGCTACCATGGAAACTCGCACGTGCAGTGGAAGAAGGTGTGCAATGTGTTCGACAAATTCTGCTCCCAGACCGCGGCCTCCTTGGGCCTTTCCGCTGCGGCCGCGGTGGCGTTCTTCTTATTGGTGGTGCTTGCCACCTACAACCTCCACAAGAGACCCTAG
- the LOC121759349 gene encoding UDP-glucosyltransferase 29-like, protein MAEAKTKQFTILMFPWLAYSHVHPFFELANNLSAKSFHVFFCSSAVNLDSIRSKIAQDSPTAVDLIELPFPPLPDLPPHLHTTKNLPPNLTPALIQAFQQTSPAFNEIMSRTNPDLLIYDYFQPWAAKEARRRGIPSVYFATAGAAPFSYFYHLFKHGGDRPFPHEEIYLTDREKGDDRPPIKFEIKDAEEDEGAFSFGVFDLSNDVVLIRGFRGFDGKYFDYMSELCNKRVVATGPLIHEPNHRIGEENSEILQWLSKKERSSTVFVCFGSEHFISMDQIREISKGLELCKANFVWVVRLPEEGACLEEAVVGGFAGRERERGLVVEGWAAQAEILSHGSIGGFVSHCGWSSIMESLWCGVPVVAMPIKYDQPINARVVAAAGVGVEVARGGDGCFSGEEVAAAIDEVVGSEGIRRRARDLSERMRREAEAAVEETANELLLLCKCN, encoded by the coding sequence ATGGCGGAAGCTAAAACTAAACAATTCACCATCTTAATGTTTCCATGGCTAGCTTACTCACACGTCCACCCCTTTTTCGAACTCGCCAACAATCTCTCCGCTAAAAGCTTCCACGTCTTCTTCTGCTCCTCCGCCGTCAATCTTGACTCCATCCGCAGCAAAATCGCACAAGATTCCCCCACCGCCGTCGATCTAATCGAACTCCCTTTCCCGCCGCTACCGGATCTCCCTCCCCACCTCCACACCACCAAGAATCTGCCGCCGAATCTCACGCCAGCTCTCATACAAGCATTTCAACAAACATCTCCCGCCTTCAACGAAATCATGAGCAGAACCAACCCCGATTTGCTGATCTACGATTACTTCCAGCCATGGGCGGCGAAGGAAGCGAGGCGCCGAGGCATTCCCTCTGTTTACTTCGCCACCGCCGGAGCAGCGCCGTTTTCCTACTTCTACCATCTGTTCAAGCACGGCGGGGATCGACCTTTCCCTCACGAAGAGATATACCTCACCGATCGTGAAAAAGGCGACGATCGCCCTCCGATTAAGTTCGAAATCAAGGATGCGGAGGAAGACGAAGGCGCTTTCTCGTTTGGGGTTTTCGATCTGtcaaacgacgtcgttttgatCAGAGGGTTTCGAGGTTTTGATGGGAAATACTTCGATTATATGTCTGAGCTCTGCAACAAGAGAGTTGTGGCGACCGGTCCACTAATTCACGAGCCCAATCATCGAATCGGAGAAGAGAATTCAGAGATTCTGCAATGGCTGAGTAAAAAGGAGCGATCTTCGACTGTTTTCGTCTGTTTCGGCAGCGAACATTTCATATCTATGGATCAAATTAGGGAGATTTCGAAGGGTTTGGAGCTGTGTAAGGCGAATTTCGTGTGGGTGGTGAGACTGCCGGAGGAGGGGGCTTGTTTGGAGGAGGCGGTGGTCGGAGGGTTTGCGGGGAGGGAGAGGGAAAGGGGGCTGGTGGTGGAGGGATGGGCGGCGCAGGCGGAGATTTTGAGCCATGGTAGTATTGGTGGATTCGTATCGCATTGTGGATGGAGCTCGATTATGGAGAGTTTGTGGTGTGGGGTGCCGGTGGTGGCGATGCCAATCAAGTATGATCAGCCGATAAATGCGAGGGTTGTGGCGGCGGCCGGAGTTGGGGTGGAGGTGGCCAGGGGCGGGGATGGATGTTTTAGTGGGGAggaggtggcggcggcgattGATGAGGTTGTTGGGTCGGAGGGGATACGAAGAAGGGCTCGGGATTTGAGTGAGAGGATGAGGAGGGAAGCGGAGGCCGCGGTGGAGGAGACGGCGAATGAGTTGTTGCTGCTTTGTAAGTGCAATTGA
- the LOC121793143 gene encoding uncharacterized protein LOC121793143, producing the protein MREKGLEVLLTGVTKFCRTTEIDVLDMEDECVVRGRGRRKIEKIKNLHHYRVELFCSIIDMQAQELNHRFNEVNTDLLLCMTCFDPRDSFYAFDSEKLLRLAKYYPSEFFEVTLYELESQLDNFIFYVRTDERFSKVSGIAGLSQNMVSTRKHENFPLVYLLIKLSLLLPVATASVERAFSTMKLVKTSLRNRMRDQLLNDCLVPYIEKDVFVNVTNGAIMQRFQKMKSRR; encoded by the coding sequence ATGAGGGAAAAGGGTTTGGAGGTTTTGCTTACTGGAGTTACAAAGTTTTGTAGAACAACTGAGATTGATGTGCTTGATATGGAAGATGAGTGTGTAGTTAGAGGAAGAGGAAGACgtaaaattgagaaaataaaaaatctccaCCATTATCGAGTTGAGTTGTTTTGTTCAATCATTGATATGCAAGCTCAAGAGTTGAATCACCGTTTTAATGAAGTCAACACAGATTTACTTCTGTGTATGACATGTTTTGATCCTAGAGACTCATTTTATGCATTTGATTCAGAGAAGCTGCTTCGCCTTGCCAAGTATTATCCATCTGAATTTTTTGAAGTTACTTTGTATGAGCTTGAAAGTCAGCTTgataactttattttttatgtgcGCACAGATGAAAGGTTTTCAAAAGTATCGGGAATTGCAGGTCTTTCTCAGAATATGGTTTCTACAAGGAAACATGAGAATTTTCCGTTGGTTTATTTGTTAATTAAACTGTCATTGCTCTTACCCGTTGCCACTGCTTCAGTAGAAAGAGCTTTTTCAACAATGAAGCTCGTTAAGACTTCTCTACGGAATCGTATGAGAGACCAGCTATTGAATGATTGCTTAGTTCCTTATATTGAGAAGGATGTGTTTGTTAATGTAACTAATGGAGCTATTATGCAGCGGTTTCAGAAGATGAAAAGTAGAAGATGA